One stretch of Bacteroidales bacterium DNA includes these proteins:
- a CDS encoding HDIG domain-containing protein codes for MNWIKSIVRFWKTIQIVLIYLLSIVLVYFMFPREGKFRYEYTKNKPWMHENLVAPFDFPVYKSDQVLQREMDSLQANSFLYFIHDSLVGRQMITAFKSDYESIARNMGLEEKMNPGWAQMALVIANVLEETYVLGIIEPHPVLEGQVVEETSVMVVKDGLAEEHRLTAMFTGRTAYEYIASELEAAGSSSLAVLSRMNLNDYLEPNIIYDPEMTLKVHQAALDEMTLSQGMVQSGQLIIARGELVTQSDFLIIESLRKEYESNPNVGKNYLVVYGGQFLLISLVFLALFWFTYYFRKDFSVSMNQSLFTLGMIVIMVGLTRAAATHEAVSIYVVPFVLVPIFLKTFFDIRYALFVHMITLLLAGFWVPNSYQFILMNFMAGLVGLFSLRSYYKRGILFYTAIFVMAAYASIYIILSLLQEGDFSQINWIDVLWIAGNGLLILTVYPLVFLFERVFGFLSDATLFEMSDTNQPLLRALAEKAPGTFQHSMQVASLSEEAVMKVGGNSLLVRTGALYHDIGKMENPRYFIENQHEGANPHNEMDERTSARVIIAHVHKGVEIAKKHGLNEKIIAFITSHHGTGTVQFFYRTFINTNPGEEVDISEFTYPGPKPANKEQAILMMADSVEAASRTLKTYTRESISELVENIIRRQEEEQQFDDADITFADITAIKEIFKNRLSNIYHSRIEYPE; via the coding sequence ATGAACTGGATCAAGAGTATAGTCAGATTCTGGAAAACCATTCAGATCGTCCTCATTTACCTCCTCAGTATTGTCCTTGTCTATTTCATGTTTCCCCGGGAAGGTAAGTTCCGGTACGAGTATACCAAGAATAAGCCCTGGATGCATGAAAACCTGGTGGCCCCGTTCGATTTCCCCGTTTACAAATCAGATCAGGTCCTGCAAAGGGAAATGGACAGCCTTCAGGCAAATTCCTTTCTGTATTTCATACACGATTCACTTGTTGGCAGGCAAATGATAACTGCTTTTAAAAGTGACTACGAAAGCATTGCCAGGAATATGGGCCTGGAGGAGAAGATGAATCCGGGCTGGGCGCAGATGGCCCTGGTGATTGCCAATGTGCTGGAGGAGACCTATGTACTTGGAATTATTGAGCCTCATCCGGTCCTGGAGGGCCAGGTGGTGGAAGAGACCTCGGTGATGGTGGTTAAAGACGGTCTGGCGGAGGAACATCGACTCACGGCCATGTTTACCGGGCGTACGGCCTATGAATACATAGCTTCAGAACTGGAAGCAGCCGGATCCTCATCCCTGGCAGTTCTGAGCAGGATGAATCTGAACGACTATCTGGAGCCCAATATTATTTATGATCCGGAGATGACCCTGAAAGTGCATCAGGCTGCCCTGGATGAAATGACTCTGTCGCAGGGAATGGTGCAGTCGGGTCAGTTAATCATTGCCAGGGGTGAGCTGGTCACCCAGTCTGATTTTTTGATTATTGAATCCCTTCGTAAGGAGTACGAATCCAATCCGAATGTAGGAAAAAACTACCTGGTTGTTTATGGAGGCCAGTTCCTGTTGATCAGCCTGGTCTTTCTGGCTCTTTTCTGGTTTACCTATTACTTCAGAAAGGATTTTTCTGTCAGCATGAATCAAAGCCTCTTTACACTGGGCATGATTGTGATTATGGTGGGGCTGACCCGTGCGGCCGCCACCCATGAGGCCGTAAGTATCTATGTGGTTCCTTTTGTACTGGTGCCCATTTTCCTGAAGACCTTCTTTGATATCCGCTATGCCCTCTTTGTGCATATGATCACCCTGTTACTGGCAGGCTTCTGGGTCCCGAACAGCTACCAGTTTATACTGATGAATTTTATGGCGGGACTGGTAGGCCTGTTTAGTCTGCGTTCGTATTACAAACGTGGAATCCTCTTCTATACGGCCATTTTTGTAATGGCAGCCTATGCCTCCATCTATATTATTCTTTCGCTGCTGCAGGAGGGCGATTTCAGCCAGATCAACTGGATCGATGTCTTATGGATAGCCGGCAATGGTCTTCTGATCCTGACTGTATATCCGCTGGTGTTCCTTTTTGAGCGTGTTTTCGGCTTTCTCTCCGATGCCACTCTCTTTGAAATGTCCGATACAAATCAGCCTCTGCTGCGCGCTTTGGCTGAAAAAGCACCAGGAACTTTTCAGCACAGCATGCAGGTGGCCAGTCTGTCCGAGGAAGCAGTTATGAAGGTCGGCGGGAATTCCCTGCTGGTGCGCACTGGTGCCCTTTATCACGATATAGGAAAAATGGAAAATCCCCGCTACTTCATAGAAAATCAGCACGAAGGAGCCAATCCGCATAATGAAATGGATGAGCGTACCAGTGCCAGGGTGATCATTGCCCATGTGCACAAAGGAGTGGAGATTGCCAAAAAGCATGGATTGAATGAGAAGATCATCGCGTTTATCACCTCTCATCATGGAACAGGTACGGTGCAGTTTTTTTACCGGACCTTCATAAATACCAACCCGGGTGAAGAAGTGGATATCAGCGAGTTTACCTATCCGGGGCCCAAACCTGCAAACAAGGAGCAGGCTATCCTGATGATGGCCGATTCGGTGGAAGCCGCTTCCAGGACCCTGAAAACCTATACCCGGGAATCCATATCTGAGCTGGTCGAAAATATTATCCGCCGTCAGGAGGAGGAGCAACAGTTTGATGACGCGGATATCACCTTTGCAGATATTACTGCCATCAAAGAGATTTTCAAGAACAGGCTCTCCAACATCTATCACTCCAGGATAGAGTATCCGGAATAA
- a CDS encoding NlpC/P60 family protein, with the protein MIKGSTIHAYIPIMSEPDLRSRMISQLLFGEEFTLREKAAKWLHIRAEFDGTEGWVAEQGVELREAPDEEEKGQLRAVRLASLPSTTILDLTQGQQRILPAGAVWNRENGNTLSWYGHDFELMSGEGLIRAGEEFSPEGIGRRIVSLPALPGGRSGFGFDGPGLVQMLCRMMGKNLPRHCRQQAELGTTINFIYEVEEGDLAFFDDEEGEIIHVGMILDGGRLIHCSDSVSIDLLDHHGIYSHIKERYTHKLRVIKRI; encoded by the coding sequence ATGATCAAAGGAAGTACCATTCACGCCTATATACCCATTATGTCTGAGCCGGATCTCAGATCGAGGATGATTTCTCAGCTGCTGTTCGGTGAGGAGTTCACTCTCCGCGAGAAAGCCGCAAAGTGGCTCCATATAAGAGCTGAATTTGACGGAACAGAGGGTTGGGTTGCGGAACAGGGGGTTGAACTCAGAGAGGCCCCTGATGAGGAGGAAAAGGGGCAACTGAGAGCAGTCAGGCTGGCTTCACTGCCATCCACGACCATCCTTGACCTGACCCAGGGCCAACAACGGATCCTGCCTGCAGGAGCCGTTTGGAACAGGGAAAACGGGAATACACTTTCCTGGTATGGCCATGATTTCGAACTGATGAGCGGGGAAGGCCTTATCAGGGCCGGGGAAGAATTCAGTCCGGAGGGGATCGGAAGGCGAATCGTTTCCCTTCCCGCCCTTCCGGGGGGAAGGTCGGGCTTCGGATTTGACGGGCCGGGACTGGTGCAGATGCTTTGCAGGATGATGGGAAAGAATTTACCGCGACACTGCCGGCAGCAGGCAGAACTGGGAACCACCATCAACTTTATTTACGAAGTGGAGGAAGGGGACCTGGCTTTCTTTGATGATGAGGAGGGTGAGATTATCCATGTTGGAATGATACTGGATGGTGGCAGGCTTATTCACTGTTCAGATTCTGTAAGCATCGACCTTCTGGATCATCATGGCATATACAGCCATATAAAAGAGAGATATACCCATAAACTCAGAGTCATTAAAAGAATCTGA
- a CDS encoding NUDIX hydrolase has translation MPGAYRYDYPRPSLTVDIAVLRLEELPEILLIQRKDPPFRQMWALPGGFMEMEETLKEAARRELMEETGIRAGELIRFDTYDKPGRDPRGRTITQVFIMIWNSKMGHPKAGSDAAGLRWFGLNELPDLAFDHREIVSDVIRMIREGNQG, from the coding sequence ATGCCCGGAGCATACAGATACGATTATCCCAGACCCTCTCTGACTGTCGACATAGCCGTTCTAAGGCTTGAAGAACTGCCCGAAATCCTGCTTATTCAGCGCAAAGATCCGCCCTTCAGACAAATGTGGGCCCTGCCAGGGGGATTTATGGAGATGGAAGAAACACTGAAGGAGGCTGCGCGCAGGGAGCTGATGGAGGAAACCGGTATCAGGGCCGGTGAACTGATCCGTTTCGACACCTATGACAAACCCGGGCGAGATCCCAGAGGGCGCACCATCACCCAGGTATTTATTATGATCTGGAACAGCAAGATGGGTCATCCGAAAGCGGGTAGTGATGCCGCCGGTCTCCGGTGGTTCGGACTTAACGAACTGCCTGATCTGGCCTTTGATCACAGGGAGATTGTTAGCGATGTAATTCGTATGATCAGGGAGGGGAACCAGGG
- a CDS encoding outer membrane lipoprotein carrier protein LolA, whose product MILLALLPGIGSAIYSQQDGRADKYLQAVSRQFDLNTGYELKMDYIREDLMQETSAEGEGTIWMKGLKYKIIVDEYIVYYNGDKLFSQNTDNEEVYVSVPDPGQPGYLQAVPIRIIKSYEQDFNYMYMGVTPQQGRELVEIQLYPKERSGPYSMLKMFIHPDSLKLEVIQLKHKEGILYTMILSGIRIDRTIEDSTFNFAPSAYPNTEIIELVE is encoded by the coding sequence TTGATACTTCTTGCACTGCTCCCGGGTATAGGTTCAGCCATTTACAGCCAGCAGGACGGCAGGGCCGACAAATACCTGCAGGCTGTATCCCGACAGTTCGATCTGAATACTGGCTATGAGCTCAAGATGGACTATATCCGGGAAGATCTGATGCAGGAGACCTCTGCTGAGGGCGAAGGAACGATCTGGATGAAAGGACTGAAATACAAGATCATCGTTGATGAGTATATTGTTTATTACAACGGTGATAAACTCTTCTCCCAGAACACAGACAACGAAGAAGTCTATGTGAGTGTGCCGGATCCCGGCCAGCCGGGCTATCTCCAGGCAGTGCCCATCAGAATCATCAAATCCTATGAACAGGACTTTAACTATATGTACATGGGAGTTACCCCCCAGCAGGGCAGGGAGCTGGTCGAAATACAGCTCTATCCAAAGGAGCGGTCGGGGCCCTACTCCATGTTAAAGATGTTTATTCATCCGGATTCCCTGAAACTGGAAGTGATCCAGCTAAAACACAAGGAAGGCATTCTCTACACCATGATCCTCTCCGGGATAAGAATTGACAGGACCATTGAGGATAGTACCTTTAACTTTGCCCCTTCCGCTTATCCCAATACTGAAATTATCGAACTGGTCGAGTAG